One genomic segment of Chitinibacter sp. FCG-7 includes these proteins:
- the mreD gene encoding rod shape-determining protein MreD, translating to MPISRQMLRPVGGGFIFFSFIIALLINLLPWQISSVSFAPDFVALLIVYWTLNQPRRFGIASSFVLGILMDVADGNVLGQHALAYTVIAYLALSRQRQLAVFPFWQQALVALALLFLSQAIMLGIRMSMGASFIGWGYFAGTLLAAFLWPPLSNLMIMYQRKDVPDEL from the coding sequence ATGCCGATCAGTCGCCAGATGTTGCGCCCTGTTGGGGGCGGCTTTATTTTCTTTTCCTTTATCATTGCTCTGCTGATCAATCTGTTGCCCTGGCAAATCAGCAGCGTCAGCTTTGCACCTGATTTTGTCGCCTTGCTGATCGTCTACTGGACGCTCAATCAGCCACGCCGCTTTGGTATTGCCAGCTCGTTTGTGCTGGGCATACTGATGGACGTGGCCGATGGCAATGTGCTGGGTCAGCATGCGCTGGCCTATACCGTCATCGCCTATCTGGCGCTGTCGCGCCAACGCCAGCTGGCGGTATTTCCATTCTGGCAGCAGGCACTGGTGGCACTCGCCCTGCTGTTTTTATCGCAAGCCATCATGCTGGGTATTCGCATGAGCATGGGCGCGAGCTTTATCGGCTGGGGCTATTTTGCCGGTACGCTGCTGGCGGCCTTTCTGTGGCCACCGCTATCGAACCTGATGATTATGTACCAGCGCAAGGACGTACCGGACGAGCTATGA
- the mrdA gene encoding penicillin-binding protein 2, whose translation MNRRVVMNQHGERNAFQVRLAAAAFFILAMFGVLVARFVWLQVMQHDRYLTLAEQNRISLVPIPPSRGIIRDRNGVVLAHNFSAYTLEITPSKVGDLEETITRLKGIVDITPKDRRRFKKLQEETKDFETLPIRTKLSDDEVARFAAQSYKFPGVEIKARLFRQYPLGESASHLIGYIGRINDKDIKQLEDDGRLANYRGTDHIGKLGLEQSYEEYLHGITGFEQVEIDSGGRAVRTLKRTPPQSGKDLTLSVDIKLQQMVEQQFAARRGSLVAIDPRTGGILALVSQPGFDPNLFVDGIDPQSWSELNESLDKPLLNRAIRGEYPPGSTFKPFMAIAALELNTPIVNQVISDPGYFIYGGHRFNDSKKGGYGSMSFDRSIALSSDTYFYQMAVQMGIDNIAKSMAMLDFGVPTGADLPGERPGILPSPEWKKKRFKKPAQQKWYSGETVSIGIGQGYNAYTPMQLAHATATLANRGVMFKPHAVQSILDVATGKKMIVEPKPVKTMPWKPHNIERVIRGMEGVMTVGTGAGVFRGAPYVSAGKTGTAQVFSLKGAKYNANAIKERLRDHSWFIAFAPSDKPTIALAVIVENGGFGAQAAAPIARKVLDYYLTGKLPPDPAALAASAAAKASAPQPASTVSAEVVPRD comes from the coding sequence ATGAATCGCCGTGTCGTTATGAATCAGCACGGCGAGCGCAATGCCTTTCAGGTGCGTCTGGCCGCTGCCGCGTTTTTTATTCTGGCCATGTTCGGCGTGCTGGTCGCCCGCTTTGTCTGGCTGCAGGTCATGCAGCACGATCGCTACCTGACGCTGGCCGAGCAAAACCGCATTTCACTGGTGCCGATTCCACCGTCACGCGGCATTATCCGGGATCGCAATGGCGTGGTACTGGCGCACAATTTCTCGGCCTATACGCTGGAAATCACGCCATCCAAAGTGGGTGATCTAGAAGAAACCATCACCCGCCTCAAAGGCATTGTTGATATCACGCCTAAAGATCGCCGCCGTTTCAAAAAGCTGCAGGAAGAAACCAAAGATTTTGAAACGCTGCCGATCCGTACCAAGCTCTCCGACGACGAAGTCGCCCGTTTTGCCGCGCAAAGCTATAAGTTTCCCGGCGTTGAAATCAAGGCACGTCTGTTCAGGCAGTATCCGCTGGGCGAATCGGCCAGTCATCTGATCGGCTACATCGGCCGGATCAATGACAAAGACATCAAGCAGCTAGAAGACGATGGCCGTCTGGCCAATTATCGCGGTACCGATCACATCGGCAAGCTGGGGCTGGAACAGAGTTACGAGGAATACCTACACGGCATCACTGGCTTTGAGCAGGTCGAAATCGATTCAGGCGGCCGCGCAGTCCGCACGCTCAAACGCACACCACCGCAATCGGGCAAAGATTTGACGCTGTCGGTTGATATCAAACTACAGCAAATGGTCGAGCAGCAATTTGCCGCTCGCCGTGGCTCGCTGGTGGCGATTGACCCGCGTACCGGCGGCATTCTGGCGCTGGTGTCGCAGCCGGGGTTCGATCCCAACCTGTTTGTCGATGGCATTGACCCGCAAAGCTGGTCCGAGCTCAATGAATCACTCGACAAGCCTTTGCTCAATCGGGCCATCCGTGGCGAATACCCGCCCGGCTCGACCTTCAAGCCCTTTATGGCGATTGCCGCGCTGGAGCTTAATACACCGATTGTGAATCAGGTGATTTCCGACCCCGGCTATTTTATTTACGGCGGCCATCGCTTTAATGACTCGAAAAAAGGCGGCTACGGCTCGATGAGCTTCGATCGCTCGATTGCGCTCTCGTCCGACACCTATTTCTACCAAATGGCCGTGCAAATGGGCATCGACAATATCGCCAAATCAATGGCCATGCTCGACTTTGGTGTGCCCACCGGGGCCGATCTACCCGGCGAGCGCCCAGGCATTTTGCCCAGCCCGGAGTGGAAGAAAAAACGCTTTAAAAAACCTGCCCAGCAAAAATGGTATTCCGGTGAAACCGTCTCAATCGGGATTGGCCAGGGCTATAACGCCTACACACCGATGCAGCTGGCCCATGCGACCGCCACGCTGGCCAACCGTGGCGTGATGTTCAAGCCACACGCCGTGCAATCGATTCTGGATGTGGCAACCGGCAAAAAAATGATTGTGGAGCCCAAACCGGTCAAAACCATGCCGTGGAAGCCGCACAACATCGAACGGGTTATCCGCGGGATGGAAGGCGTAATGACCGTGGGTACAGGCGCTGGGGTTTTCCGTGGCGCTCCTTATGTTTCAGCGGGCAAAACCGGCACCGCGCAGGTATTTAGCCTGAAAGGTGCCAAATACAATGCCAACGCCATCAAGGAGCGCCTGCGCGACCACTCGTGGTTTATCGCCTTTGCACCATCGGACAAGCCGACGATTGCACTGGCGGTCATCGTTGAAAATGGCGGCTTTGGCGCGCAAGCTGCTGCGCCGATTGCGCGCAAAGTGCTTGATTATTATCTGACAGGCAAACTGCCGCCAGATCCTGCTGCACTCGCAGCTTCGGCAGCAGCCAAAGCATCTGCACCGCAACCAGCATCCACCGTATCAGCCGAGGTAGTGCCGCGTGATTAA
- the rodA gene encoding rod shape-determining protein RodA translates to MIKHLWDRIKRPIDPWLLLFIIFLFIVSSVLLYSASNRDLDKVMDKVTFMGISLFGMWCIANIQPRVLMHLALPAYIVGVILLLAVEFFGVTSHGATRWLNIGITRIQPSELMRLALPLMLAWYFHHFESTLNWRHFVGGALIIAAPFILILKQPDLGTSLLIASSGFYVLFFAGLSWRFIGLMSGCIAVFAYIVTHWDMCINVLHEYQCRRIATMLNPMEDPLGAGYHIIQGTIAIGSGGWFGKGWLAGTQTHLDFIPERTTDFIFAVYGEEFGLVGNCILLILYLLVIFRALMISNSANTLFGRLLAGAIAMNFFTYALVNMGMVTGMLPVVGVPLPLISYGGTSMVSILATFGLLMSIQRDRSLMKG, encoded by the coding sequence GTGATTAAGCATCTCTGGGATCGCATCAAACGGCCAATTGATCCGTGGCTACTGCTGTTTATTATTTTCCTGTTTATTGTGTCGTCTGTTCTGCTGTATTCGGCGTCCAATCGTGATCTGGACAAGGTGATGGATAAAGTCACCTTTATGGGCATTTCGCTGTTTGGCATGTGGTGCATTGCCAATATCCAGCCTCGCGTGCTGATGCATCTGGCCTTGCCTGCGTATATCGTCGGGGTGATTCTGCTGCTGGCGGTCGAGTTTTTTGGCGTCACCAGCCATGGTGCCACGCGCTGGCTCAATATCGGGATTACGCGCATCCAGCCCTCCGAGTTGATGCGCCTCGCCCTGCCGCTGATGCTGGCGTGGTATTTCCACCATTTTGAATCGACGCTGAACTGGCGGCATTTTGTCGGTGGTGCGCTGATTATTGCTGCGCCATTTATCCTGATTCTGAAGCAGCCCGATCTGGGGACCTCGCTCTTGATTGCCTCATCAGGCTTTTACGTGCTGTTTTTTGCCGGGCTGTCGTGGCGCTTTATTGGCCTGATGTCGGGCTGCATTGCGGTCTTTGCCTATATCGTGACGCATTGGGATATGTGCATCAATGTGCTGCACGAATATCAATGCCGCCGGATCGCCACCATGCTCAACCCAATGGAAGACCCGCTAGGTGCGGGCTACCACATTATTCAGGGCACCATCGCGATTGGCTCGGGTGGCTGGTTTGGCAAAGGCTGGCTGGCTGGCACGCAAACGCATCTGGACTTTATCCCCGAGCGCACCACCGACTTTATCTTTGCTGTGTATGGCGAAGAATTTGGTCTGGTCGGCAATTGCATTCTGCTGATTCTGTATCTGCTGGTGATTTTCCGCGCTCTGATGATTTCCAATAGCGCCAATACGCTATTTGGCCGCCTGCTCGCAGGCGCGATTGCGATGAACTTCTTTACCTATGCCCTCGTCAATATGGGCATGGTCACCGGTATGTTGCCTGTTGTTGGCGTACCCTTACCGCTGATTTCGTATGGTGGCACGTCGATGGTCTCGATTCTGGCTACGTTTGGCCTGTTGATGAGCATCCAGCGTGACCGATCACTGATGAAAGGTTGA
- a CDS encoding septal ring lytic transglycosylase RlpA family protein codes for MKSSSKGILIGALLISACSTTPPPSTPSKPAPVPTATPASTQSSSPSPYRCTYAPKAGNGAFYKDDGPMSDLPSNLDYIAEPTPRWEPLHKWANRPYTVLGLSFTPLQAPGQLQEQGMASWYGRKFHGQKTSTGEVYDMFQMTAAHPSLPLPSYARVTNVKNGRSVIVRVNDRGPFHKGRVMDLSFLAACRLGYATHGSAEVRVESLLPGDAPSQIVSAAAQPLPSRPPVSATAPRPIPVSDQAGGVFVQLGAFSSAQNADNFKAHLARELDQDTDKLSIQTANQLYRVRLGPYASRDQALGAISRITGEKNLQAVISR; via the coding sequence ATGAAATCAAGTAGCAAGGGTATATTAATCGGGGCATTGCTGATCAGTGCTTGTAGCACAACACCCCCACCCAGTACCCCCAGCAAGCCAGCCCCTGTTCCCACGGCCACACCGGCCAGCACGCAAAGCAGCTCGCCATCGCCCTATCGCTGCACTTACGCCCCGAAAGCCGGAAATGGTGCGTTTTACAAAGACGATGGCCCGATGAGCGATTTGCCTAGCAATCTCGATTACATCGCCGAGCCCACGCCCCGCTGGGAGCCACTGCACAAATGGGCCAATCGCCCCTATACCGTGCTGGGTTTGTCGTTTACGCCACTACAGGCTCCCGGGCAATTGCAGGAACAAGGCATGGCCAGCTGGTACGGGCGCAAGTTTCACGGCCAGAAAACCAGCACCGGCGAAGTCTATGACATGTTTCAGATGACCGCAGCGCACCCCAGCCTGCCGCTACCGAGCTATGCGCGCGTCACCAACGTCAAAAATGGCCGCAGCGTGATTGTGCGCGTCAATGATAGAGGTCCATTTCATAAAGGCCGCGTGATGGATCTGTCTTTCCTCGCTGCCTGCCGCCTGGGCTATGCCACGCATGGCAGCGCCGAAGTCAGGGTGGAAAGCCTGCTGCCGGGTGATGCGCCCAGCCAGATTGTTAGCGCGGCAGCGCAGCCATTACCAAGCCGTCCACCTGTAAGCGCCACTGCCCCGCGCCCCATCCCGGTGAGCGATCAGGCTGGCGGCGTGTTTGTCCAGCTCGGCGCATTTAGCTCGGCGCAAAATGCCGACAATTTCAAAGCCCATCTGGCTCGGGAGCTGGATCAGGATACCGACAAACTAAGCATCCAGACAGCCAATCAGCTTTATCGCGTCCGCCTTGGCCCTTACGCGAGCCGTGATCAAGCGCTCGGTGCGATCAGCCGGATTACCGGCGAGAAAAACCTGCAAGCCGTCATTAGCCGCTAG
- a CDS encoding DUF805 domain-containing protein, whose product MTFQESIQTCFKKYADFNGRASRAEYWWFALFIFLVSVVLGIAGAGLVSGLFSLATLVPSLAAGVRRLHDLGKSGWFLLLSLIPVIGALVLLYWFIQPSSDSNQYGEPAEGIAQA is encoded by the coding sequence ATGACATTCCAAGAATCCATCCAGACGTGCTTTAAAAAATACGCCGATTTCAATGGCCGCGCCTCACGCGCCGAATATTGGTGGTTTGCCTTGTTTATCTTTTTGGTCAGTGTGGTGCTGGGCATTGCCGGGGCGGGGCTGGTTTCAGGCCTGTTTTCACTGGCCACCCTGGTTCCGAGTCTAGCCGCCGGTGTTCGCCGCCTGCATGATCTGGGCAAAAGCGGCTGGTTCCTGCTGCTCTCGCTGATTCCGGTGATTGGTGCCCTTGTGCTGCTCTACTGGTTTATTCAACCAAGCAGCGATAGCAACCAATACGGCGAGCCTGCTGAAGGCATCGCTCAGGCATAG
- a CDS encoding YnfA family protein has product MMDLLRIAALFAMTALAEIVGCYLPWLVLKQGKPLYLLLPAAVSLALFAWLLTLHPSAAGRTYAAYGGMYIVIALLWLRFVDGITLTRWDLAGAALALLGMAVIALQPLSK; this is encoded by the coding sequence ATGATGGACTTGTTGCGCATCGCCGCTTTGTTTGCCATGACTGCGCTGGCTGAAATTGTCGGCTGCTATCTGCCGTGGCTGGTGCTCAAACAGGGCAAGCCGCTGTATCTATTGCTCCCGGCGGCGGTTTCGTTGGCGCTGTTTGCCTGGTTACTCACTTTGCACCCCAGTGCTGCGGGGCGAACGTATGCGGCCTACGGTGGCATGTATATTGTGATTGCGCTGCTTTGGCTTAGATTCGTGGACGGCATTACGCTCACGCGCTGGGATCTGGCAGGTGCAGCGCTGGCCCTGCTGGGCATGGCCGTGATTGCTTTGCAGCCGCTGAGCAAGTAG
- the yidD gene encoding membrane protein insertion efficiency factor YidD translates to MSARAAALLLIRAYQRYLSPYKGFHCAYRCHTGRASCSALGYRVIRRFGVIRGIALLRNRLKRCSDIHAVSMPPRPSRYQRGDCDPGCDPDCLDCLSCDWPSRSKKNPRPPKKRSLFRR, encoded by the coding sequence ATGTCTGCACGCGCCGCGGCCTTATTGCTGATTCGTGCCTACCAGCGCTACCTCTCGCCGTATAAAGGTTTTCACTGCGCCTATCGCTGCCACACCGGGCGCGCCAGCTGCTCGGCTTTGGGTTATCGGGTCATCCGGCGTTTTGGTGTAATCAGGGGTATAGCCCTGCTACGCAATCGCTTAAAGCGCTGCAGCGATATACATGCAGTCAGTATGCCGCCACGCCCATCGCGCTACCAGCGCGGCGATTGCGATCCGGGCTGTGATCCTGATTGCCTTGATTGCCTCAGCTGCGACTGGCCCAGCCGCTCGAAGAAAAACCCCAGACCGCCAAAAAAACGCAGCCTGTTCAGGCGCTAG
- a CDS encoding EAL domain-containing protein, translating to MPSPSAFSSLRARLIGASILVQSLLLIVLLFNTSRIWSEMVQHVTEVRVQELSRLLSAAFTTPLAGGDLAKASDLLDGIRSNDGIDYLILLDAKQQIIAARGWDVSQQLPVLTTVATMDQTDPVLIHAATRIEQGGESLGELRFGLSNAIMHDAAKRLLWQSALALVAGLMVTIVLMAVLGIWLTRHLYRIISAAETASQGHFEAMAEPKGHDEVAQITRRFNEMARVIRERVYALSQSEAKFHAIADHTYSTELWLDPEGKLVWVNASVERMTGYSVNECQLLPDFPLSLATSEERSRFDAALKQALQERSVQQDYEFRAVRRDGTLFWASASWMPLIDAQGQYLGLRASLRDNSEMKDDRLALRKAVVELRQIQSLGQSYLLRAESERARMLALLAAMRFGVLFLDNDNRVVFFNPAFCELWGVSSSDLNSHRPIGQVLQQADNRPAMGDILSIYLEELSLMEDRVEFGEITMNDGRIVTQNCYRVLDQKGNTNGRLWVYEDVTQQRALAEHMVNLAERDALTGLYNRHRFQQELERMVSEADRRQQSMALVFFDLDEFKHVNDSFGHAVGDELLKAIAREIGKQVRRHEVLSRLGGDEFAVLLPECGEFEVSKLADRIVSSISQIQFMAGSHLMRPSTSVGVALYPQHAENAEDLVAHADSAMYQAKAAGKGTWRLYRPDADHSRNELSRLSWKERIVDALENNGFELHFQGIYYCHDKSLAHLEALVRMKDAEAPNGVIMPNHFIPHAEKTGKILDLDRWVIAQVIRQLANYPDCPSIAVNVSGRSFDDPELPAYIHNLLAQYQVCPQRLLVELTETSAVSDMTDAQRFIDALRATGCVVCLDDFGVGFASFAYLKQLKADVLKIDGLFIRDLQNDPDSQVFVRGMVSIAHDLGKVTIAEFVENEAIFNMLVEFGVDQVQGYWLDKPQRDHPGLR from the coding sequence ATGCCAAGTCCTTCCGCCTTTTCCTCGCTGCGAGCCCGCCTGATTGGCGCCAGTATTCTGGTGCAATCACTGCTGTTGATCGTTCTGCTTTTCAATACCTCCAGAATCTGGAGCGAAATGGTGCAGCACGTCACCGAGGTGCGGGTGCAGGAATTATCCCGCTTGCTCAGCGCTGCTTTTACCACGCCGCTGGCGGGGGGTGATCTGGCCAAGGCCAGCGATTTGCTTGATGGCATTCGCTCCAATGACGGCATTGACTACCTGATTCTGCTTGATGCCAAGCAGCAGATTATTGCCGCACGCGGCTGGGATGTCTCGCAGCAGCTGCCCGTACTGACCACGGTGGCGACGATGGATCAGACCGATCCGGTGCTGATTCATGCCGCCACCCGGATCGAGCAGGGCGGCGAGTCGCTTGGCGAGCTGCGTTTTGGCCTGTCCAATGCCATCATGCACGACGCGGCCAAGCGCCTGCTCTGGCAAAGCGCGCTGGCGCTGGTGGCCGGGCTGATGGTGACGATTGTTTTGATGGCTGTGCTGGGCATTTGGCTCACCCGGCATCTTTACCGCATTATCAGCGCAGCTGAAACGGCGAGCCAGGGGCATTTTGAAGCGATGGCCGAGCCCAAAGGGCATGATGAAGTGGCGCAGATTACCCGCCGCTTTAATGAAATGGCCCGCGTGATTCGCGAGCGCGTCTACGCCCTGTCGCAGTCGGAAGCCAAATTCCACGCGATTGCCGACCACACTTACAGTACTGAATTGTGGCTGGACCCGGAGGGCAAACTGGTTTGGGTCAATGCCTCGGTTGAGCGCATGACCGGGTATTCGGTCAATGAGTGCCAACTGCTGCCCGATTTTCCACTATCGCTCGCTACGTCCGAAGAGCGCTCGCGTTTTGACGCCGCACTCAAGCAGGCCTTGCAAGAGCGTAGCGTGCAGCAGGATTATGAATTCCGTGCCGTGCGGCGCGATGGCACCTTGTTTTGGGCTTCGGCTAGCTGGATGCCGCTGATCGATGCGCAGGGCCAGTATCTGGGCTTGCGCGCCAGCTTGCGCGATAACTCGGAAATGAAAGACGATCGGCTGGCATTGCGCAAGGCCGTGGTCGAGCTGCGGCAGATCCAGTCGCTGGGGCAAAGCTATCTGCTGCGCGCCGAATCCGAGCGTGCCCGCATGCTGGCGCTGCTGGCGGCGATGCGCTTTGGCGTCCTGTTCCTGGATAACGATAACCGGGTGGTGTTTTTCAACCCGGCATTTTGCGAGCTATGGGGGGTATCCAGCAGCGACCTCAATAGCCATCGCCCGATCGGCCAGGTGCTGCAGCAGGCCGATAATCGCCCGGCCATGGGCGATATTCTGTCTATCTATCTGGAAGAACTCTCGCTGATGGAAGATCGGGTCGAGTTTGGCGAAATCACGATGAATGATGGCCGGATCGTGACGCAGAACTGCTACCGCGTGCTCGATCAGAAAGGCAATACCAATGGTCGCCTGTGGGTCTATGAGGATGTCACGCAGCAGCGTGCGCTGGCTGAACATATGGTCAATCTGGCCGAGCGCGACGCGCTCACTGGCCTGTATAACCGCCATCGCTTCCAGCAGGAACTGGAGCGCATGGTATCCGAGGCAGATCGCCGCCAGCAATCGATGGCGCTGGTGTTCTTTGATCTGGACGAATTCAAGCATGTTAACGACAGCTTTGGTCACGCCGTCGGCGACGAGCTGCTCAAGGCGATTGCCCGCGAAATCGGCAAACAGGTGCGCCGCCACGAAGTGCTCTCGCGTCTGGGTGGCGACGAATTTGCGGTCTTGTTGCCCGAATGTGGCGAGTTTGAAGTCAGCAAGCTGGCCGACCGGATTGTCAGCTCGATTTCGCAAATCCAGTTTATGGCGGGCTCGCACCTGATGCGCCCGAGTACGTCGGTCGGCGTCGCGCTGTATCCGCAGCACGCTGAAAACGCCGAAGATCTGGTTGCGCACGCCGATTCGGCGATGTATCAGGCCAAGGCGGCCGGTAAAGGCACTTGGCGGCTGTATCGCCCCGATGCCGACCACTCGCGCAACGAGCTAAGCCGCCTGTCGTGGAAAGAGCGCATTGTTGATGCGCTGGAAAACAACGGCTTCGAGCTGCATTTCCAGGGCATTTACTACTGCCATGACAAATCGCTGGCGCATCTGGAAGCGCTGGTGCGGATGAAAGACGCCGAAGCGCCCAATGGCGTGATTATGCCGAATCATTTCATTCCGCACGCCGAAAAAACCGGCAAGATTCTCGATCTGGATCGCTGGGTGATTGCGCAGGTGATTCGCCAGCTCGCCAATTATCCCGATTGCCCGTCGATTGCGGTCAATGTGTCTGGTCGCTCGTTTGACGACCCGGAATTGCCTGCCTACATCCATAATCTGCTGGCGCAATATCAGGTTTGCCCGCAGCGCCTGCTGGTCGAGCTGACCGAAACCTCGGCGGTGTCCGATATGACCGATGCGCAGCGCTTTATCGATGCCTTGCGTGCCACTGGCTGCGTGGTGTGTCTGGATGATTTTGGCGTAGGTTTTGCCTCGTTTGCCTATCTGAAGCAATTGAAAGCCGATGTACTGAAAATCGACGGCCTGTTTATCCGTGATTTGCAAAATGACCCCGACAGCCAGGTCTTTGTGCGCGGCATGGTGAGCATTGCCCACGATTTAGGTAAAGTCACCATCGCCGAATTCGTCGAAAACGAAGCCATTTTCAATATGCTGGTCGAGTTTGGCGTTGACCAGGTGCAAGGTTACTGGCTGGACAAACCACAGCGTGATCACCCGGGGCTGCGCTAG
- the argA gene encoding amino-acid N-acetyltransferase: MQDFVQWFRQAAPYIHAFRGRTFVIALGGEVVRDGKFATLTHDINLLTSLGVRLVVVHGARPQIEARMAERGLPPQYHNGVRVTDQQALECVIQAAGHVRVEIESWLSMGLANSPMANADIRVSAGNFVTAQPMGVRDGIDLQYTGEVRKVDTTAINYRLDDGEMVLLSTIGYSPTGEIFNLTLEDVATSAAIALKADKLLFMFGSQGVVDEAGELQTELTAVEAEQFLADHPNVNEDVQLYLPCAIRAVRYGVKRAHLVTHHVDGSLLMELFTHDGIGTMISRASLETLRHATIDDIGGMLALIEPLEDQGVLVKRGRELLEREVHRYSVLEHDGKIIGIVAIHPFAESRMAELACLVIHPDYRDEDRGADLLRHVEQQARGLGMEKLFALTTRTSHWFVERGFTQATVDVLPIEKKQLYNYQRRSKVFIKSLTR; the protein is encoded by the coding sequence ATGCAAGATTTTGTTCAATGGTTCCGTCAGGCTGCGCCGTATATCCACGCTTTTCGTGGCCGTACTTTTGTGATTGCGCTGGGCGGTGAGGTGGTACGCGATGGCAAGTTTGCCACGCTGACGCACGATATTAATCTGCTGACCAGTCTGGGTGTGCGCCTGGTGGTGGTGCATGGCGCACGGCCGCAGATCGAGGCGCGGATGGCCGAGCGCGGCTTGCCGCCGCAATATCACAATGGCGTGCGGGTGACTGACCAGCAGGCGCTTGAATGCGTGATTCAGGCCGCCGGTCATGTGCGCGTTGAGATTGAATCGTGGCTATCGATGGGGCTGGCCAACTCGCCGATGGCGAACGCTGATATTCGCGTATCGGCGGGTAATTTTGTGACTGCCCAACCGATGGGCGTGCGCGACGGCATCGATCTGCAATACACAGGTGAAGTGCGCAAGGTCGATACGACTGCGATTAATTACCGGCTGGATGACGGCGAAATGGTGCTGCTGTCGACCATCGGCTATTCGCCCACTGGCGAGATTTTCAACTTAACGCTCGAAGACGTCGCCACTAGCGCGGCAATTGCACTCAAAGCCGATAAATTGCTGTTTATGTTTGGCTCGCAAGGCGTCGTTGATGAGGCGGGCGAGCTGCAAACCGAGCTGACTGCAGTAGAGGCCGAGCAGTTTCTGGCCGATCATCCGAACGTGAACGAAGACGTGCAGCTCTATCTGCCCTGTGCGATCCGCGCAGTGCGCTATGGTGTGAAGCGGGCGCATCTGGTGACACATCACGTCGATGGCAGCTTGCTGATGGAGCTGTTTACCCACGATGGCATCGGGACGATGATCTCGCGCGCCTCGCTAGAAACGCTGCGCCACGCCACGATTGACGATATTGGCGGGATGCTGGCGCTGATCGAACCACTGGAAGATCAGGGGGTATTGGTCAAGAGGGGGCGTGAGCTCTTGGAGCGCGAGGTACACCGGTACTCGGTATTGGAGCACGATGGTAAAATTATCGGCATTGTGGCGATTCACCCGTTTGCCGAAAGCCGGATGGCCGAGCTGGCTTGCCTGGTGATTCATCCCGATTATCGTGATGAAGATCGTGGTGCCGATTTGCTGCGCCACGTCGAGCAGCAGGCGCGTGGGCTGGGGATGGAGAAGCTGTTCGCGCTGACGACGCGCACCAGCCACTGGTTTGTCGAGCGCGGCTTTACGCAGGCGACGGTGGACGTGCTGCCGATCGAGAAAAAACAGCTCTATAACTACCAGCGCCGCTCGAAAGTCTTTATTAAGTCGCTGACGCGCTAG